A genomic window from Halococcus salsus includes:
- a CDS encoding deoxyhypusine synthase, translating to MDEDSHEQVVPGSDEELNTPDVQGYEFRGEFDFHDLLDSYATTGFQATQLAEAIDIAKQMQEANATIYLTCTSNIISSGLREIVASLIRRGYIDVLITTSGGLTEDVIKTAHPFKMGEWDADEAALRERGINRLGNIFVPSDRYVWLEEFLYEFFDEFFAEESVRTPTAFAYELGEALDDENSVLKQAAEHEVPVYCPALTDAEVGNFLYYYRQQHDAKIDIKLLDDYERLIEGGMDADTTGLIAVGDGVPKHHAIMTNLFRGGADYAVYISTGMEGDGSLSGAPPNEAVSWGKIKAEETNYTQVQAEATLVFPLLVAGAFS from the coding sequence ATGGATGAAGATTCTCACGAGCAGGTGGTTCCAGGAAGCGATGAAGAACTAAATACACCAGATGTACAAGGCTACGAATTTCGTGGGGAGTTTGACTTCCACGACCTGCTAGACTCATATGCAACAACTGGCTTCCAAGCGACACAGCTCGCAGAAGCCATCGACATCGCCAAACAAATGCAAGAAGCGAACGCAACGATTTATCTCACATGTACGTCAAACATCATTTCCTCAGGACTACGTGAGATCGTCGCTTCACTCATCCGTAGAGGATATATTGATGTCCTTATCACTACTTCTGGCGGACTAACTGAGGACGTCATCAAAACAGCGCACCCATTTAAGATGGGCGAGTGGGATGCGGACGAAGCGGCACTCCGTGAGAGAGGGATCAACCGACTCGGGAACATTTTCGTTCCCTCAGATCGATACGTCTGGTTAGAAGAATTTCTCTACGAGTTCTTTGATGAATTTTTCGCTGAAGAGTCAGTGCGGACGCCAACCGCGTTTGCATACGAACTGGGTGAAGCTTTGGACGATGAGAATTCAGTGCTGAAACAGGCTGCTGAGCACGAAGTACCGGTGTACTGTCCGGCATTAACCGATGCGGAAGTCGGAAATTTCCTCTATTACTATCGCCAGCAACACGACGCTAAAATCGATATCAAACTGCTTGATGATTATGAGAGGCTCATTGAGGGGGGAATGGATGCAGACACAACGGGGCTTATCGCGGTCGGTGATGGTGTCCCAAAACACCATGCAATCATGACCAATCTCTTCCGAGGTGGGGCAGATTACGCGGTTTATATTTCAACAGGGATGGAGGGAGACGGCTCTCTCTCGGGAGCCCCTCCCAACGAAGCCGTTTCATGGGGCAAAATTAAGGCAGAAGAAACGAACTATACCCAAGTGCAAGCTGAGGCGACACTCGTCTTCCCGTTACTCGTCGCAGGTGCGTTTAGCTAG